Proteins encoded in a region of the Nitrospira sp. genome:
- a CDS encoding sulfite exporter TauE/SafE family protein, translating to MDQIVLVLITFVAATVNGALGYGFSSITMPVALLFYTNRILNPAMVLVELVLNSYVLFLNRQNIPNIFRRVVPILIGLAMGVAIGSYILSMVQPAWVKFVTYFMLLPLILLQAAGIRKPIKAEKTIGVPFGVGIGTLYSVTTISGPPLALLFNNQGYEKQDFRAALGVIRVAEATLTAIAYTIIGFYSASSMEVIPFIVPSVLLGIPLGVFLIRWMDPETFRRLCMSFDALVVGFGLSRVLVELKLASTFTTYSILSIVVLLNAVLLYRYFQERAASQSKI from the coding sequence GTCCTCGTTCTCATTACTTTCGTCGCCGCGACCGTCAATGGCGCGCTGGGCTACGGCTTCTCCTCGATTACCATGCCGGTTGCCCTGCTGTTCTATACGAATCGTATTTTGAATCCGGCCATGGTGCTCGTGGAGCTGGTTCTGAATAGTTATGTCCTCTTTCTCAATCGCCAAAACATACCCAATATTTTCCGGCGTGTCGTGCCGATCCTGATCGGCCTCGCCATGGGGGTCGCCATCGGTAGCTACATCCTCTCGATGGTGCAACCGGCCTGGGTAAAGTTCGTCACCTACTTCATGCTGCTCCCGTTGATTCTGCTTCAAGCGGCCGGCATCCGCAAACCGATCAAAGCAGAAAAAACCATCGGGGTCCCGTTCGGGGTCGGCATCGGCACGCTCTATTCTGTCACGACCATCTCCGGACCGCCGCTGGCGTTACTGTTCAATAATCAGGGGTATGAAAAGCAGGATTTTCGCGCGGCGCTGGGCGTGATTCGGGTGGCGGAAGCGACCCTGACGGCTATTGCTTACACCATCATAGGTTTTTACAGCGCCAGCAGTATGGAGGTGATCCCCTTCATCGTGCCAAGCGTCTTACTGGGTATTCCGCTCGGCGTATTCTTGATCCGTTGGATGGATCCGGAGACATTCCGGCGGCTCTGCATGAGCTTTGATGCCCTAGTCGTCGGCTTTGGGCTTTCAAGAGTCCTTGTTGAGCTGAAACTCGCAAGCACCTTCACCACTTACAGTATTCTTTCGATCGTCGTCCTGCTCAACGCCGTGCTTCTCTATCGGTATTTTCAAGAGAGGGCCGCCTCACAATCCAAAATCTAG